The following nucleotide sequence is from Apium graveolens cultivar Ventura chromosome 4, ASM990537v1, whole genome shotgun sequence.
CTCTTAAGACAAGGTCGTTAACCTTGAAGTCTTTGGGTTTGACTTTTTTGTTGAAGTACCTTGCAGTTTTTTCTTGTTGGGCAACCATCCGCATTCGGGCTTCTTCCCTTGTTTCTTCTAACAGATCATTGTGAAGGCGAAGTCCGACGAGAGATAGAGCAGGATCGAATACGTTGATCCGTGGTGAGGTGAGACTTATCTCGACATGTATGACAGCGTCGACTCCATATGCAAGTCGGAAGGGAGTTTCGCCCATCGCACTTCGGGGAGTCGTCCTATACGACCACAATACATTCGGTAGTTCGTCGACCCAACATCGGGGTACTTCTTCAATTCTTTTCTTCAGGCCTTGTAGGATGGTTCTATTTGTTACCTCTGCTAGTCCATTTGCTTGGGGGTATGCTACAGATGCTTTGATGTGCTGGACTTTTAATTCGAGCAGGGCCTCCTCAAATTGCTTTCCTACAAACTGAGTGCCGTTATCAGAAACTAAGATTCTGGGGATCCCAAAGCGAAAGACAACGTATTCCATAAAGAATTCTATCATCTCTTTTTCTCGAATTTTAGCAAGTGGTTTTGCTTCAACCCATTTGGTTGCGTAATCCACAGCGACTACGATGTATTGGCACTGATTTTTGGATTTTGGAAAGGGACCCACAATGTCTATTCCCCATTGGAAAAAGGGGCATGGGCTGAGAATAGAGTTCAGCTCAGTTGTGGGTCGACGGTTTACATTTCCGTGCAGCTGACATGCTTGACATTTCTTGACGTAATCTTCACAATCTTTCCGGATTGTAGGCCAGAACAGGCCTTGTCGGATAACTTTGAGGGCTAATGTTTTCCCTCCTAGGTGTTCTCCACAGATTCCCGTATGTATTTCTACGATCGCTTGGAGGGCCTCTTCTGGAGACAAGCAACGGAGCAGAGGCTCAGAGAGGGCACGTCGGTATAACTCCGAACCCACAACACAGTAGTTCCTGGCTTTGAACATGAGGGTGCGGGCTTCGGACTTATGCTCAGGCAACTTGTTGTCGATAATGTACTCAAGGAAGGGTTGGCGCCAATCGAGCCTAGCCTGGATTTGATTGACTGATATTTCGTCGATAGAGGGGGTCTCCAAAATGTCGACGTATGTTGGGCTGAGATTAGTGGGGAGGTTGGAAGAGGCTAGTTTGGCTAGAGAGTCTGCCCACTGGTTCTCCTCCCTGTCGACGTTTGACATTTTCCATGAAGGGAATTTGCTAAGAAGCTCTTGTGTTCTTGTTAAATATCGGGCCATCCTTTCATTATGCGTCTTAAATTCGCCACTTATCTGTTTGCAAACCAACTGAGAATCCCCAAATATGTCAATGACCTCTGCTTCGAGATCGGATGCGAGTTTTAGACCGGCAATGAGTGCCTCGTACTCGGCCACGTTGTTTGTGGCGGAGAACCCGAACTTGAGAGCCTGCTGAATTTTGAATCCTCCTGGGCTGATTAATATGACCCCTGCTCCTCCAGAGCCGGATGTCGAGGAACCATCAACGAACAGAAGCCACGGACGAGACTGGTCCTCTTCAGGTTTGTGCGTCTTGGATTGGAACTGGCATTCGGCGACAAAATCTGAGAGAACTTGGGCCTTGATCGCCGTTCGCGGTTTATACTCGATGTAGAACTGGCTTAACTCGATGGTCCAAGCTGCGAGCCTGCCTGTTATGTCGGGCTTGTGCAGGATTCTTTTCAGAGGAAGATTGGTCAGGACATGGATTTCTCTCGCTTGAAAATAATGGCGTAGCTTACGACTCGCGACAACGAGAGCGTATACGAGTTTCTCGACTTGAGGGTACCTTGTTTCCGCGTCTCGTAGTGAGTGACTGATGTAATATACAGGAATATCTTTTCCCTCATCGACACGGACCAATACTGCCGCGACAGTTTCGTCGGAAGCTGAGAGATATACCCGTAGCGGCTCACCTGTTAAGGGTCGTGTTAAAACTGGAGGATTTGTCAAAAACATCTTTAACTCCGTGAAATTCTTTTCACAGTCTTCGTTCCATTCAAACTGCGATGATCTGGAAGCTTTTTTCATTGCAGAGAAAAATGGGAGGCATCTCTTTGAAGATTGAGGAATGAACCTTCGAAGTGCGGCTATACACCCTGTGAGTTTTTGTAAGTCTTTAATGGATCTTGGTTTGCTCATTTCTAGAATAGCTTTTGTTTGAGCTGGATCGGCCTCGATGCCTTTCTGGGTAACAAGGAACCCCAAAAATTTACCTGCAGTAAGGCCGAATGAACACTTTGCCGGGTTCAGTCGCATGTTATTTGCCCTTGCATTGGTGAACGTTTCTCGAAGGTCTGTCACGTGGTCGGAGGTAGCTTTTGACTTTGTGATCATGTCATCGACGTATATTAGCATGTTTCTTCCTATCTGCGAAGAGAATATTTTATCCATTGTCTGCTGAAAAGTAGCACCCGCATTGATTAATCCGAAGGACATTACTTTGTATCCAAAGACCCCTCTATGAGTGATGAAAGCAGTTTGTTGCCAGTCATGGGAATCCATCTTAATTTGATTATACCCCGAAAAGGCGTCCATAAAGGACAGGAGTTCGTTTCCCGCTGTGGCGTCGATGAGTTGGTCGATATTGGGCAAAGGGTAAAAATCTTTAGGGCACGCCCTATTCACATCTGAATAATCAATGCACATTCTCCACTTCCCATTGCTTTTCTTAACCAGAACTACGTTTGATATCCATGTGGGGAATTGCACGGGCTCGATGAAGCCGGCGTCGAGGAGTCTGTCGACCTCTTGGTCGATGGCTGCTCTTTTCTCGGCCGAGAATATGCGTTGTTTCTGTCGCACAGGCCTGGTGTCTTTACTGATGTGCAGCGAATGTCGAGCAGTGGTCTCTGGGATGCAAGGCATGTCCCTCGGGACCCAAGCGAAAATGTCGGAGAATTCCCGAATGAGGTTTGTGATATCTCTTTTGAGATCTGATGAGAGGTTTTTGCCAATTCTTGTTGTTTTATCTGGGTTTCCTTCAAATACTTCTATATCTTCTGTTTCTTCGAGAGGGGAGCATGAATTGGTTGTGGATGAGTCAATCAATTCTCTTGGGTCGATATCTAGTACTTGATTGACTTCTAGCTCTTCCTCTGTCTTTTTTCTTGGAGAAACGGTGGTTAGGTAGCATTGTCTTGCTGTTACTTGATCCCCAATCATTTCTCCCACGCCGAAATCTGTGGGAAACTTCATTTTCAAGTGGGAGATAGATGTTATAGCTCGGAGCGCGGTGATCGTTGTTCGTCCCAAAATGGCGTTGAAGCTTGAGGAAGCGCTAATCACATGGAATTTGACCATTTTCCAAATCTGACAGGGAGGGGAACCGAAAAGCACTGGCATATCGATGGTTCCTACAACGTGAACCTCATTGCCTGTGAACCCGTATAGCGGGGTTCGGGAGTTTTCGAGTCTTCAATCTCCTATGTCCATTCGGAAAAAAGCATGGTGATATAACACGTCGACGGAGCTACCATTATCGACCAACATTTTCTTAACCGTATTGTTTCTTACACGTGTTGTGATGACGAGAGCATCTTGATGGCCTTCGATGAGACCGGGACGATAATCGTCATCAGAGAAAGAGATGACGGGGGAGGGATTCACTCGAGGGCGTTTAGCTGTCGAGGGATTGACATTAAAGACTTCTCGAGCATAAATCTTGCGAGAGTTGTGGGAGAGGCCCCCGGCGGCTACGCCGCCAAAAATAACGTCGATTACACGGTCGTTTTCGCCTCGATGGTGACGTCTGGGTTCATCATCGTGTTGCACATAGTGGACTAGTTGCCCTCGACGAATTTTTCCTTCGATGAGATTGCTAAGTTGAAAACATTGCTCTGTTGTATGGCCGGTGTCTTCATGATATTCACAATATCTGGAGCTTGGGGGTCTTCCTGGTTTCATGGGTCTTGGAGGGCGATAGTCCGGTTCCGTTTTCGACACCGCTAAAATTGTCGTTTTCTCAGTGTTGAGTTTAGTGAACTCTTTTTCAGATCGATTGTGGGGCTGCCAATCCCTTTCTCTTCTATCCCTCGGGGGAAGGTCCGATGTGCGAGGCGGGGGCGACCTACGTCGCTCTCGGCGCCTTTCCCTCACAGGGGATCGTGGACTGTAGCTTCGGCGTCGTTCGTACTTTAACGACCTCCGTGGAGATTGTATACAGCTTACCGCTTCTTGAAGCATCATGCGGTGTTCTATAATCTGGAACGCAGCCTGTAGTGTTTTCGGCCTTTTTTCAAAGATCTCTTCTAAAAGGAGGCCATGCCTAGACTTATCGATGCCCGCTGTCAGGAAATTGACTGCCATCTGTTCTATTAAGTCTGGAATTTCTGCTATCTCTTCTCTGAACCGGGTTAGAAAACTCCTGAGACTTTCGCCGGAGCGTTGATGCATTGTCATCAAGGATGCAgtaactttgattcctttgtagTTGCTGGAAAATCGGGCTTGAAACTTGCTTTTCAGAGTTGTCCACGAGTCGATTGACCGAGGTGGCAAGTTACTGTACCATCGGAGAGCCGTGCCTTGAAGGCAAGTAGAGAAGAACTGACACCTAGCGATCTCCGAGTGGCCGAAGAAAGCCATGCGACCGTCAAATGTATTTAGAAATGCTAACGGGTCCGAGGATCCGTCGAAATGATTGAGAGCAGGCGTTTTCAACGTCCTGTCGATGCGCGCCTTCTCAAGCACTAATGATAGGGGGCTCTCAGAAACGGTTTCAAACCCTGCCTGATTTCTCATCAAGGTACGCATCTGGGCGATTTCCTCCTGCATTTTAGCGAACTCCTCGTGAGATATAGATTCTGTGGATTCTGTCTGATGTGAGACATCGGCAGATGACACCGTCCTCTGTCGACGTTCGCGAGGTTGCGAATATGTTGACTCCGCCGAGGGCTCATATTCGTACTCCGCATCATCCTCATCATAAAATTCATCATCTTGTCCTTCATTTTGAATTGTAGTTTGTTGGAGCTCTCGACGGAGACGGTGAATCTCGCGTTTTCGCTCAAGTTTAGCCTGCAATCTCTGAGCTTCGCGCTCTAGAAACTCGAGTTCTTCATCTGAATCAAGCGAATCTTTTGGATTTCCTTGGTTTTGGGCTTTTAGCCTTTCTTTCTTTTCCAAATGTAGTCGAACGTCGCTCGAGAGAACTTTTTTTCCTTTAGATGTTTGAACTCTAAAACGCTGGTCTGACACAGCTTTTCTTTTTCTGTCCCTTTGGAGTGAGTCCTTCAATCCTAGAAATTGATCTTCTGGAGGAGCCTCAGGTGGAGGGAACAAACACTTCGGCTTCAATGCCGGTTGTTTTGGAAGCTCGCGATCATCGTGGGTCGAGGGGTCGGCGGCAACTTCTGCCGTCAACTCCTTTACCTGAGTTGGTCCGGCGGTTCCCGGATCAAGCTCTTCTACAATCATCTTCTGGTTGGATCTTGTTAAAGCAaagctccttctagcgccaaatgatgtaccaataatattattattagtCTATAGTTTTAGGAGATGATCTTCTTTGCTTAATTAGCCAACCCCCTCAAATGAGATTGTTGTCCTTTATTTATACTAAGTCCCAAATGGGCTCAATCCTTACAATgtgggccttcttgggctttacatAATGTATTGTGATTATTCTAACTATAGTTCCTTTGAGCCGTCTTGTCCTGGTCCAACAATATATCATGCACTTGTACCCAAATCTCCATTTTATTCAATGGTACAACATTAGCATCTTCCATAGTTTCCGGCTTATGACAAATTAATGGGCTCTGTTCGAAACTCCATGGTCCTCCCTCAACAACCTTTGGAAATCCAACACCCTGATCTGGGGTATTAGAGAACTCGTTGAAACTTAATCCGTTTACAAAACTAATAAAGCACAAATTCAATTTGCATTTGAACAAGTTTTAAAAGGCAGAAGATTTACTTTATTCTTCGATAATAGCATACTTTAACTTGAAGCAATAACAACGAGATTCGAGTGAAAAAATGATTTGATATTTCAGTAAACAAGATTTTCAAGTAAAAGCAAATACTTAAACATTCCAAGAATTAAAATAAAAGGAACAATAATTGTGGAGTAGTTACAGATGAATATAAACTATGTACATAATCTTTGTAACCTTGAAAACCTGCTGCATTTCTGTATTGTTGTCCAACTTAAGTTCAAAATTTTCTTAATCACCAAATCTACTAATAACAGCTCAGTTGTGTATAGGAGGTTTTCTAGTTTCAGGAGCATAATCCATTTCGGTTATATCTAAATCTTCGTCGTAAACTGGTGATTTCACAACTCTAACATGATCTCTCCCAGCATTGCTACTAGTTTTCCCTTCCTGTTTCTGTTTGTACAATATCAGCTGATCAGCATTCGAATTTAAAAACATTCGAAAATAATAAAACTATTAGTAGTTTTTTTTTCAAGATTAGAAAATGGAGTTTGCCTGACCTTTGATCTAGTACTGCTTATGGAAAAAGTAGCATGTGTTGTTTCTGTCATAAGTTTTCTATTCATATCTGCAAATTCATGAAACTGATATTACAATCTGCGTTGAAGCGAAAAGTTAAATACTAAGTGCATGCATTAGTTCTTGTaaaatatttgttcatcaatctTTTGTTGATACATCTTAACTCAGCAGATCTCCTAACTACATGCCTGTTATCAAGAAGTTGAAGTCAGTAGACAGAGTTTCTAGAAATATTAAGATTTTCGACAATTTTCAGTTTTCAAAATTAATCATTTGTTGATTTGCAGCTAAAGATTACAACATTGTCACCTAACTTATATCAATCTAACAAGACAAACAAAAGTA
It contains:
- the LOC141717370 gene encoding uncharacterized protein LOC141717370, which translates into the protein MKIFVVVISVLVLSSFLYEVQGIRLGKSSISERHDQKLLDKSSDMTENLDSSVNNEAVVCKGARCSSADMNRKLMTETTHATFSISSTRSKKQEGKTSSNAGRDHVRVVKSPVYDEDLDITEMDYAPETRKPPIHN